Part of the Perca fluviatilis chromosome 22, GENO_Pfluv_1.0, whole genome shotgun sequence genome, aACTCAAGTTAAATGTAATCACTGTCAGAGCATTAATATCTAAATATGAATCTTAATTATCTCTAGTcagcaacagcaacacacaacTAAAGTGCAGTGATTATGGCACTACCAGCCATAGTGATCCTGAACACACAGGAAGCAATTTCTCACCATTAGCAACTCCCACTCCGATCCAGCTCCAGTCAGTGTACTTCATACTCGCATCAAATCTATGACCAAATCTGCTTTTTTCATCTTAAAAACTTCTCCAGACTCCGGCCATCACTCTCTGACTCCGTGGCAGAAACCCTCATATAgtttcatgaaaggcgctatataaataagttattattattattactactgtATGGTTCTCAGTAACTCACAGTTTTTTTTGCCAGGAAAACCAGCATATCCACTTTTGCTGGTTTAGATGACAAGTGAGTGCAAGTCACTATATTCCCTCCGGTGCTAAACAGACGCTCTGTGTAGCCGTGAACCCTGGCTTGGTGACTGTACTAAGGGGCATCAAGTCTTTGGCGATAAACATGACTGAACAGATAATATGACATTAAACAcattaatcatgtgataaaacatgcgattaatctcgattaactatagaaattcagcaattaatcgcgattaaaaaaaatttatcgAGTGTTGTTTCATCCAATGATTCACTTCCCATTCTCTTCCAACCATTCATTAAAACTAAGTCTAAGTTAAAATTAACAACAAAACGATCCATTGTATCAATgttgtaggctaacgttactgctTTTTTGGTTCAGCCCTGGAAGTTACAATGTTGCCATGGAAATGGCGGAGTAATATTTTATGTGATGCACCAGGTGTGCTCAAATGGCTCTGGGTGTGCTGTCATGCTGATTTGAATATGTTCTAAATGtctagttgaccaatcagattgtttGGTTGGATTTACATGATCAAGAATAAACAAACGTCCAGTAATCAAAGTCACatgatattaaaatatatgttaTTTCTGGATCTCAGCCACAGTTCTTATTTCATTCTTTATGAAGTGATTctaaatcagaataaaatacttcttcacatttttgaatgtttccaaagtatttttcaatactgtgttttcaaagattattgttcttgatctgacctgagagtctccagtgtgcagtgtggactattcagtccaacagagatcagcttccctcctgaatcctgcaggtcgttgttactcaggtccagctctctcagactagaggactgggagctgagaactgaggacagagcttcacagcttctgtctgacaggttacagccactcagtctgtagagacaacaggaaggaaacaagttatttatatttctctcctgttgaaagatattatttaatgatgaataaatcccacttacagagctttgttggaggctttgaccactggcagcagcctcagaagagctttctctgaagcagagtatttcttcaggtcaaacacgtccagatctttttctgatgacagtaagatgaagaccagagctgaccactgagcaggagacagtttatctgtggagagacttcctgaactcaGGGACTGTTGGATCTGCTCCACTAGAGAacaatcattcagttcattcagacagtggaacagattgatgcttctctctgcagacagacTCTCACTGATTTTCTTCTTGATGTACTTGACTGTTTTCTGATTGGTCTCtgagctacttcctgtctgCATTATCAGACCTTGTAGGAGtttctgattggtctgcagagaaagacccaggaggaagcggaggaacaagtccaggtgtccatttggactctctacggccttgtccacagcactctggtagaTACGTGTTGATGATGTTTGTTTTCctgacagcaggttgactccagagttggtgaatgtcagatggacatgaagagcagccagaaactcctgaacactcaaatggacgaagcagaacaccttgtcctggtgtagtcctctctcctctttaaagatctgtgtgaacactcctgagtacactgacgctgctctgatatcgatgccacactctgtcaggtctgattcatagaagatcaggttgcctttctgcagctgctcaaaagccagttttcccagagactcgATCATCTTCCTGCTCTCTGGACTCCAGTGTTGATCTATCCCAGATTTTCCATGATATTTGATGTTCTTCAATTTGGtctgaaccaccaggaagtggatgtacatctcagtcagggttttgggcagctctcctccatctctggtcttcaacacgTCCTcgagaactgtagcagtgatccagcagaagactgggatgtggcacatgatgtggaggcttcgtgatgtcttgatgtgggagatgattctgctggcctTCTCCTCATCTgtgaatctcttcctgaagtactcttctttctgtgggtcagtgaaccctctgacctctgtcaccatgtcaacacactcaggagggatctgattggctgctgcaggtcgtgtggttatccagagtcgagcagagggaagcagtttccccctgatgaggtttgtcagcagcacatccactgaggtggactctgtaacatcagtcaggatctcagtgttgaggaagtccagagaaagtcgacactcatccagaccgtcaaagatgaatacaacctcttcaaacctgcagattcctgcgtctttggtttcactaaagaagcGATCAACAAGTTGCACCAAGCTGAACTTTTCCTCTTTCAGCAGATTCAGCTCTCGgaaggtgaatggaaatgtgaattggatgtcctggttggctttgtcttcagcccagtccagagtgaacttctgtgttaagactgttttcccgatgccagccactccctttgtcatcactgttctgattggttcatctcttccaggtggAGTTTTAAAGATGTATTCttgtctgattgttgtttcttggctgtctggtttcctggatgctatttcaatctgtctgatctcatgttcatcattgacctctgcagtccctccctttgtgatgtagatctctgtgaacatctgattcagaagggtttggtttcctgctttagcaatcccctcaaacacacactggaacttcttGTTTAGGTTAGATTTGAGTTTACGTCGGCAGACTCCAGCTGGACTTCCTGAATGAATACATAACAAAGAAGATCAGTAAGTGATTTATAAAGAAACAGGAACATACTTTGACCCTTCTCTGGAGACATTAGTAAACGTCCCATAATTCCACCAAGTTAAATCTTAAGAGAAATCCTCTTACTGCTCTGCAGACGGTCAGCCAGCTCAtcctgcttcattctcctcaggaagtgcagtgtgatcttcagaaatgcctctctgctcctcctctgctcttcatcctcatcctTCCATTGACTCTTTGAGAattctgggtaatctggactcagaaccttctggatcttcttcagctcgttcttcacaaaagtgacgatgtcctcctccagcagctggaacagaagattatatgaatgacacaatcaaactgaaatcatTGAAGCAAACATCAGATACTTGTTGGACAGCCTGATAATCCAGTAGTCTGAAAAGTGCAGTATGGAGATGATTGTGAACagaatagatgtaaaagtagtCGTTTTacatgtacagaccataaatatggagtccaggtgtgttggatgctgctgggcagactgaccactgggaacctcagagctctcctggtccactctgtggaggaatcaggaagaattagctcacatcatgtctgtccacacagagacaaacacaaagtaAAGGTCCTGCGACTTAAAGTGTTGATTATAACATTGAATCAGATGTTTTCCCCTGACATTAAACTGTTGGTGGTACTGCTGACCTCACTGTGAATCAACAGAAAGAACTAAGAAGCAAACAAGGGCTACAACATGGTTGGCCCTAAAGGACTCCTGAAGCAGCAGACTGGTCTGAGTGAGGAAGACTGCTCTCTTTGCCCGGTCAGCTCCCAGATGACATCATGTTGCGATTAAAAATGGTGAATATATGGGTGCCTGGGTGGCCTAGTGGTAGAACcagtggttaaattgggccggggctctccggAGCTCAGCCCCGGCACATAAGCCTGCTCGTTTGTccggatgtgcctgcttgcagtctaaatatttcacattaaatttgatgaaagtgatgcttttgaaaacatgatatttctgacaataaatgaaagacttttgaaatggcatgtctattttgtctcggcggagctgagatgagaacaatcagaacacggcaacaacccATGCAGAACTGCAGACAATTCATCAACTATATAACGTCAAAGTGTCTACGTcggtaggattaacagataaaaggccttctcctaaagctaaaaaccccgttCACAGCGGTGGAAGCCCGGTGCTCGGAAGCTCCAACGgccgctacgagttcatgtcgctgaccaagccgttAAACTGGTTCTCGTTGTCGCATCTCCTCCAGCGGCAGGGCTCCGAGCATCGGAGAGCCCCACTCGGTGcccgtgtggtgtgtgtgtgtgtgtgtgtgtgtgtgtgtgtgtgtgtgtgtgtgttgtagtaaagagagagaatgggagaaggaagtttgtgtgaggtggacctggtcaccacagacccaaatcttctcagctgttgctactgtcatataCTGCACtctctcttcatgtggcacattatgtttggcacattgtatgggtcacttcttatatcataacaaggtaatacaatgtgtaatcaagtgatgactgattaacagtaatttaaatgctaaatgccctaatacctgttgatactacaacaacgcaaagtataggctcttaaccttgcagttttgcacatatcatgtaagactcaatttctctttgcacaaaactcttcagaaagtgccatttaacggtttatttttcaatttcttttccTGGGGCGGCATACCCACGGACCCCCCTAGGGAGAGCCCCCCCACATAACAAATCCCAAATTAACCCCTGAGTAGAACtatacatatatagaggttcagTTCTTGACGCAGAGGTCGTGGATTTTATTCTGACCTGTGacactttcctgcatgtcatccccccctctcccctttgaTGTCTAAGCTGTCattaataaaggcctaaatacCAAATAATAAGAAGTGAATAAGAGGTGaatttacagctcacagcaacttaatacgatCTAGTGTCTGACAGAAATGATGCCTATTTGAAATACTTCTAAAATACTACATCTATGAATCTCATTATATGGTACTGATAACTTACTTTCTGTCAGATGGATGTCTTTGTTTAAAATCTATAAAGAAATTGTATGACCGGTCGCTcttgaaggacacacagctgggttcaggttcaggagaCTCTGTTCTCTGCTGCTGGATCCTGAAACAAACACAGATA contains:
- the LOC120552613 gene encoding NLR family CARD domain-containing protein 3-like gives rise to the protein MERRRMEMERKQMEMERRRRRTRPGSEPEPSCVSSKSNRSKEDCINFKRVSDKKLSADRRIQQQRTESPEPEPSCVSFKSDRSYNFFIDFKQRHPSDRKVDQESSEVPSGQSAQQHPTHLDSIFMLLEEDIVTFVKNELKKIQKVLSPDYPEFSKSQWKDEDEEQRRSREAFLKITLHFLRRMKQDELADRLQSRSPAGVCRRKLKSNLNKKFQCVFEGIAKAGNQTLLNQMFTEIYITKGGTAEVNDEHEIRQIEIASRKPDSQETTIRQEYIFKTPPGRDEPIRTVMTKGVAGIGKTVLTQKFTLDWAEDKANQDIQFTFPFTFRELNLLKEEKFSLVQLVDRFFSETKDAGICRFEEVVFIFDGLDECRLSLDFLNTEILTDVTESTSVDVLLTNLIRGKLLPSARLWITTRPAAANQIPPECVDMVTEVRGFTDPQKEEYFRKRFTDEEKASRIISHIKTSRSLHIMCHIPVFCWITATVLEDVLKTRDGGELPKTLTEMYIHFLVVQTKLKNIKYHGKSGIDQHWSPESRKMIESLGKLAFEQLQKGNLIFYESDLTECGIDIRAASVYSGVFTQIFKEERGLHQDKVFCFVHLSVQEFLAALHVHLTFTNSGVNLLSGKQTSSTRIYQSAVDKAVESPNGHLDLFLRFLLGLSLQTNQKLLQGLIMQTGSSSETNQKTVKYIKKKISESLSAERSINLFHCLNELNDCSLVEQIQQSLSSGSLSTDKLSPAQWSALVFILLSSEKDLDVFDLKKYSASEKALLRLLPVVKASNKALLSGCNLSDRSCEALSSVLSSQSSSLRELDLSNNDLQDSGGKLISVGLNSPHCTLETLRLSGCNLSERSCEALSSVLSSQSSSLRELDLSNNNLQDSGGKLISVGLKSPYCTLETLRLSVCKLSERSCEVLSSVLSSQSSSLRELDLSSNNLQDSGGKLISVGLNSPHCTLETLSLSGCLISEEGCSSLVSALSSNPSHLSELDLSYNHPGDSAVKLLSAGLEDPLWRLDTLRVEPAGVRWLTPGLRKYSCELTLDTNTVNRNLKLSDNNRKVTYVKEDQPYPDHPERFDYYPQLLCRDGLTGRCYWEVERRGGVYISVSYRGISRRGNSADCWFGCNDQSWSLNCSDGGYSVCHNKRETPISSSVSSRVAVYVDVPAGSLSFYTVSSDSLIHLHTFNTTFTQPLYPGFRFRVWSPGSSVSLCSL